In Maniola hyperantus chromosome 20, iAphHyp1.2, whole genome shotgun sequence, the following are encoded in one genomic region:
- the LOC117991548 gene encoding uncharacterized protein: MSFQKSRAMDTLHNILSSFKQFEKKLDKLQDEVSYHGQTLTDLRVMIANLSGSTWYDTKANYEKCVSKTTAMDSFHFDESAKTKRKCLQPLHLPSKVVPKSFQGTKYGMKPSKEPDHCNVKKMASAPKTSIGSKRVQRPKKGEAPRKANPLRPKKASAKKSKSPTRNFEYQFKSPLF, translated from the coding sequence ATGTCCTTTCAAAAATCTCGTGCAATGGACACGTTACATAACATTTTATCCTCGTTCAAGCAATTCGAGAAAAAGCTTGACAAACTCCAAGATGAAGTCAGCTACCACGGTCAGACTCTCACCGACCTTCGCGTAATGATCGCTAATCTTTCAGGCAGTACATGGTACGACACGAAGGCCAACTACGAAAAGTGTGTGAGTAAAACCACAGCAATGGATAGCTTCCACTTCGATGAATCCGCAAAGACCAAACGGAAGTGTTTACAGCCTTTGCATCTACCTTCTAAAGTGGTACCAAAAAGCTTTCAAGGCACGAAGTATGGTATGAAACCCTCTAAAGAACCAGACCATTGTAACGTAAAGAAAATGGCGTCTGCTCCTAAAACCTCTATTGGATCTAAACGCGTTCAAAGACCGAAAAAAGGTGAAGCGCCTCGAAAAGCGAATCCTTTGAGACCTAAGAAAGCTTCCGCAAAGAAATCAAAAAGCCCAACACGGAATTTCGAATATCAATTTAAAAGTCCATTATTTTGA
- the LOC117992017 gene encoding uncharacterized protein — MRFKIILFLLFFYCYICTGCVKANLKGLVTSFVISEYTLTSAVLTPKLCWSGYDKNLLARNLFEVNVFLAPALQPNTTEYFLHQVVILADLSCPGTESFLMQASEEGYFKSPYRWLVLDSDVGAYKFDLFDKLDMPLNSNVVIAKRIGPDHYHFIEAYKIAEGSDVIYTTRGAWRAASSRNLISLDLYNSNNSLTERNEIYRTSGANDGENRCVKSTKYGTVEDYREVKIMSLRRMDIRGHPLTMVMVIVDSNETRDHLDDRLNLQQDSISKMSHMVVRVCFDMLNASEKRLFTHTWGYKDKHGKWQGLIDHLLKKEGDLGTIMIFTEDRMKTIDYIAMIGSTAVRFSFREPPLALMENIFALPFTVAVWFAIFICVLGCAVFLYITSKWEASVSMHPLQLNGTWADVLILIIGAVLQQGCTLEPRYAAGRCVTLLLFVALTILYAAYSANIVVLLRAPSSSVKTLPDLLNSPLKLGASDFEYNRYFFTKMNDPIRKAIYDKKIAPKGKKPNFYSMEEGIEKVRKGLFAFHMELNPGYRLIQETFLEEEKCDLVEMDYLNEIDPWLPGQKRSPYKDLFKISFAKIRETGIQANIHRRLQVPKPHCSGSISTFSSVGITDMYPALIATLYGAFISVAVLILEIMYKRLMTLRNKRRTKKNFLIRLVPTTYLLKNDLIKTNEMRLTIIWLLILFNFNFNVHAKDTITINFIKSFIRNEYKPTSLIYRNLCWKKSETLNVTKELSNALNTRISSNYRENDYLQDHTILFLADLDCVHSKTVFNDSRLLRFPYRWLVLNDRQNQNQSKIQQLLDLPLLADCDFVLAERNENNLTLTELHKPSTFGPTYSNPRGRYSGKDDKLVDTRPRRELFRRRQDTMGHPLTMSNVIQESNSTQYHLPREDRLELQYDSIPKLCWMNVRIALEMLNATPRYIFSHRWGYKRNGQWSGMIDDLNTGRADLGTNCIPFVDRLSVVVFTSSVSKFKTKFIFRQPPLSFVSNVFTLTFSLNVWIAIIVCIIVSCITICIATKWEAFLMGADQTQLDGSIGDATLLTMCAVSQQGCSKEPKQLSGRIILIVVFTALMALYAAYSANIIVLLQASSKSIKTLEQLAHSKLTLAAVDVDANHFVLRRHKDAVRRIIYSKVEPAKGKAQFYSLDEGVELLRQGHFALYSTMESIYRRIEQTFLETEKCDLMEVDYMEGMNPYVPVYKHSPYIELLKVAFKRIQESGIQMALHNRIQVPKPRCTGNVAAFSSVSLEHLQPVLLFIIYGIGVAVLILLTEILTHKISTRRTAAVLKDKFVKRKM; from the exons GCAAGTGAAGAAGGGTACTTCAAGTCTCCCTACCGCTGGTTGGTACTAGACTCAGACGTGGGCGCATACAAGTTCGACTTGTTCGACAAGCTGGATATGCCTCTCAACAGCAACGTTGTCATCgctaagagaatcggccccgaCCATTACCATTTTATTGAAG CATATAAAATCGCTGAAGGCTCGGATGTTATTTACACCACAAGAGGCGCTTGGCGGGCAGCCAGCTCTAGAAATCTAATATCTCTAGATTTATATAACTCCAACAACTCTCTAACAGAAAGAAACGAGATTTATAGAACAAGTGGCGCTAACGACGGAGAAAATAGATGTGTCAAG TCAACAAAATATGGCACAGTGGAGGATTACAGGGAAGTCAAAATAATGTCACTAAGAAGGATGGATATACGAGGACACCCTCTTACTATGGTGATGGTTATAGTGGATAGCAACGAGACTAGAGATCATTTGGATGACAGACT AAATCTTCAGCAAGATTCCATATCGAAAATGTCGCATATGGTGGTAAGGGTCTGCTTCGATATGCTCAACGCGAGCGAAAAAAGGTTGTTCACTCATACATGGGGGTATAAGGATAAGCATGGCAAATGGCAGGGCTTGATCGATCATCTACTGAAGAAGGAAGGGGACCTTG GTACGATAATGATTTTCACGGAGGATCGCATGAAAACGATAGACTACATAGCCATGATAGGCTCGACGGCAGTCAGGTTTTCGTTCAGGGAGCCTCCTTTAGCTCTGATGGAGAATATCTTCGCACTACCCTTCACAGTTGCGGTATGGTTCGCGATCTTCATTTGCGTGCTGGGATGCGCCGTGTTTCTCTACATCACGTCTAAGTGGGAGGCCAGCGTCAGCATG CATCCACTGCAGCTGAATGGGACTTGGGCAGATGTGCTTATCTTGATTATTGGTGCAGTGTTGCAGCAAGGGTGTACCTTGGAGCCGAGATATGCTGCAG GTCGATGTGTAACATTGTTGTTGTTCGTGGCACTAACCATCTTGTACGCGGCCTACTCAGCGAATATAGTGGTGCTGCTGCGGGCACCCAGCTCCTCGGTGAAGACCCTGCCAGACCTGCTGAACTCTCCTTTGAAACTAGGGGCTAGTGATTTTGAATACAACCGGTATTTCTTTACT aaaatgaATGACCCAATCAGAAAAGCTATTTACGATAAGAAAATCGCACCGAAAGGGAAAAAGCCCAACTTTTACAGCATGGAAGAAGGCATCGAAAAAGTAAGAAAG GGTCTGTTCGCTTTCCACATGGAACTGAACCCAGGGTACAGGCTAATCCAAGAAACGTTTCTGGAAGAGGAGAAATGTGATCTGGTAGAGATGGATTACCTTAACGAAATCGATCCTTGGCTGCCCGGCCAGAAACGATCTCCTTACAAGGATTTGTTCAAAATCAG CTTCGCCAAAATCCGTGAGACTGGCATCCAAGCGAACATCCATCGCCGTCTCCAGGTCCCCAAGCCGCACTGTTCGGGTAGCATTTCTACATTCAGCAGTGTCGGCATCACTGACATGTACCCGGCTCTGATCGCCACTCTATACGGCGCGTTCATCTCCGTCGCCGTCCTCATACTGGAGATCATGTATAAGAGGCT AATGACGCTGAGAAACAAAAGAAGAACCAAGAAAAATTT cttgatccgtcta gtacctactacttaccttTTAAAAAACGACCTCATAAAAACAAACGAAATGAGACTAACGATAATTTGGCTTTtgattttattcaattttaattttaatgtacaCGCTAAAGACACTAtcacaattaattttataaaaagcttCATCCGAAACGAGTATAAACCTACGAGTCTAATCTACAGGAACTTATGTTGGAAGAAAA GTGAAACACTAAACGTGACTAAAGAGTTATCTAATGCTTTAAATACTAGAATATCGTCAAATTATAGAGAGAATGATTATCTTCAAGATCATACGATCTTATTTCTTGCAGATTTAGACTGTGTGCATTCAAAAACAGTTTTTAAC GATTCAAGACTTCTACGTTTTCCGTATCGTTGGCTAGTTCTTAATGATCGTCAAAATCAGAACCAGTCAAAAATTCAGCAACTTTTGGATCTCCCTTTATTAGCTGACTGTGATTTTGTATTAGCAGAACggaatgaaaataatttaactttaactgAAC TACACAAACCATCTACCTTTGGTCCAACGTACTCTAATCCGAGAGGTCGATACAGTGGTAAAGATGATAAGTTAGTAGATACCAGACCTCGCAGGGAGCTGTTCAGACGAAGACAAGATACAATGGGGCATCCGCTCACCATGTCAAACGTTATACAGGAAAGCAACTCCACACAGTACCATCTACCTAGAGAAGATAGACT AGAACTTCAATATGACTCTATACCGAAGCTATGTTGGATGAATGTTCGCATCGCTTTAGAAATGCTCAACGCTACACCACGGTACATCTTCAGCCACAGGTGGGGGTACAAGAGGAACGGCCAATGGTCCGGCATGATAGACGATCTGAACACAGGAAGAGCTGATTTAG GTACAAATTGCATTCCATTTGTCGATCGACTGAGCGTTGTCGTATTCACCAGTTCCGTTTCCAAATTCAAAACCAAGTTCATCTTTCGCCAGCCGCCTCTTTCCTTCGTCTCCAACGTTTTCACCCTCACATTCTCGCTCAACGTTTGGATTGCGATCATCGTCTGCATTATTGTTTCTTGTATCACTATTTGTATTGCTACTAAATGGGAGGCCTTTCTGATGGGCGcg GATCAGACTCAACTTGATGGTAGCATTGGAGACGCCACACTTTTAACAATGTGCGCTGTCAGTCAACAAGGTTGTTCTAAAGAACCCAAACAGCTTTCTG GACGCATTATCCTAATAGTAGTGTTCACTGCATTGATGGCACTTTACGCCGCCTATTCCGCAAACATAATTGTACTACTTCAAGCTTCTTCGAAGTCTATAAAGACCCTGGAACAACTTGCTCATTCGAAATTGACACTTGCAGCTGTGGACGTCGATGCCAATCATTTTGTTTTGAGG cGCCATAAAGACGCAGTAAGACGCATTATTTACAGTAAGGTGGAGCCAGCAAAAGGAAAAGCTCAATTTTATAGCTTGGATGAAGGCGTGGAACTCTTACGACAG GGTCACTTTGCCTTGTACTCCACCATGGAGTCAATCTACCGTCGTATCGAACAGACGTTCCTGGAGACAGAGAAATGTGATCTCATGGAGGTGGACTATATGGAAGGGATGAACCCATACGTGCCCGTTTATAAGCATTCACCTTATATAGAGCTGCTGAAAGTTGC TTTCAAGCGTATCCAAGAATCCGGCATCCAAATGGCACTGCACAACCGTATTCAGGTGCCCAAACCTCGCTGCACCGGCAACGTAGCCGCCTTCAGCAGCGTCAGCCTTGAGCACCTTCAACCAGTTCTGCTCTTCATCATTTACGGAATCGGAGTTGctgtgttgatacttttgactGAGATTTTGACGCACAAAAT AAGTACTCGACGAACTGCAGCTGTATTGAAGGATAAATTCGTGAAACGTAAAATGTAA